ACAAAGGTCTCCAAGATAATTTAAAAGCCTTGCGTCTTCCGCGTCAAACATCTTCGGGACATCAGAATAGAATTTAAGCAGCCCTATAATCTTGGTATTGACTATAAGGGGTATGGCTATCATGGATTTAAACTTAATCCAGTCACGCCTTACAAGCTTAAACCTGAAATCTTCATCAATGTTTTTTATTATAAGAGTGTACTTGTTTTTTATAACCCAGTCGTCAAAAGGGTCTTTTCTGTATACCTTTATTGTGCCGCGGATAAAAGTCTCGTTTTCATGGTTTTCAAGCGCGGGATAAAACATGTCATTATCATCGCTGCGGATTAACAGCATAAATTCAGCCTGCTTGTCGCCAAGGATACTGTTCATGCCGTCATTTATTATTTTAACAATAACTTTTCTGTCAAGGGCGGACGTAAGCTTCTGCGCTATTTCATTCAGTTTTAAATAATTTTTTATCCTTCCTTTGTTGGCTTCTATGACTCCGTGGATTTTATTAATTTTTTCGGTGAATTCTATACGTTCTTTTTCTATTTCGCCTTCCCATAATTCATACTGCCCTTCTTTCATTTCTATGTCTTCTATCCACTTAATTGACACATAAGAAAAAATTACGGCAAGCGCCACAAATACGGCGTAAGGCACGGGAGATTCCCCCTGCATTGTCCTTAAAAAGAAAGTCAAATTCACAAAGACATACAGCAGGCCGTAAATAAGGCCGGCAGTTTTGCCCATGGAAAAAAATGAATAAAGCATTGAAAACAGGCCTAATGCCATTATTAACGGGTTGTCAAGCATAAGGGCAAGGATCACCATGGCAATACTTATAAGCGCCAGAACGGCCGAATTAACAACGATAAAAGCATTATTCCTGTGATTACGGAAATAATAAGTATTTAAGACCTGCAGCCTATCCATTAAACACCGCGCTTTTACGCAGGTATCTGATAAAAGCGTCCACTATCACGGGGTCAAACTGGGTTCCGGAATTTTTCCTTAATTCAGAAATGGCCAGTTCAGCCGGAAGCATATCCCTGTAAGCCCTTGCGGAAACCATTGTATCAAAAGCGTCTGCCGCGTGAATTATTCTGGCCCCGATGGGTATTTCGTCCCCTTTTAATTTATCCGGATAACCTTTTCCATCGTACCTTTCATGATGGTGCAGAATTATCGGGACAATTGCCGCAAGGGAATCAATCTCTTTTATAATTTTCGCGCCTATCACCGGGTGATCCCTGATAATTAAAAATTCTTCTTCGGTAAGCTTGGAAGGTTTTTTAATAATTTCATCAGGCATTCCTATTTTTCCTATATCATGCAGAAGCCCGGCATATTTTATTATCTCTATTTCCCGTTCCTGCAGCATCAGCTCTTCCGCGATGTGGGTTCCATACTCCGACACTTTCTGGGAATGACCCGAAGTGTAATGATCCTTGGCATCAACAGTCGTGGACAGCGCCTTTATTATATTAACTTCGTCCTTTTTCATGCTTTCATAAAGTTTTACATTTTCAATGGCCAGGGCCGCCTGTTTGGACAGAATTGTAAGCAGCGACAAATCCCTGCTGGTGATATCGCCTTCCGGCGTTTCGGTTATCAGGTCAAGAAGCCCCACGGGTTTATCATGCGCGATTAAAGGCACAAGCACAAAAGTCAGCTTGTCGCTGTCGTCAATTTCTTCTTCTATGTCAGGCAGCGCTATTGTCCTGCCTTTTTTTAACGCCCATTCAATAACTTTCTTTTTATTCTGCAGGTTAATTTTGTTCTCTATTTTTCTGCTGATATTACGTTTTAAAGCCACATCAAGCTCGCCGGTTGAATCATCAGTTAAAAACAGCAGGGCCCCGTGGCACGGAATAACTTCTGACGCAAGGTCCAGAAGTGAATTCAGGACTCGCTCTAACGTCCTTGCTTCCGCGATAATATCAACAAGCCTGTAAAGGGTTGTCAGTTCTTCAAAAGACTGCCTTAACCCTTCGTTAATGACTTCCAGGTTTTTTATGTATTCTTTAAGCTGCTTTACTTCTTCATCAGAATCCATTATCATCCCCTTATTATCAGAATGAAGTCATGTTAAAAAACGCCTGGGCTTCATTCAGTTCCGCGTCCAGTTTTGCCATAAGTTCATCTTCCGCTTTTTCATCAAGGTTTAAAAGCGCCCTTGCATCGCCGCTTAACGGCAGTACTGCCGTGTCTCCGGAATTGCCAAGCCCTTTTTTATTGCACAGGCTGTTTGCCACATTGACAATAGTAGCCATTACGTTTTCTTCCTGTTCATCTTCCGGGTGATGGTGAAAATTTATTCCCGCCTGAAGTTCGTGCGGCAGGTTCCATTTTTCCGCCATTATCCTTCCCACTTCCTGATGGTCAATACCTATTATCTGTTTTTCTGACTGATATAAAGGAATTTTTCTCTCCGCGGAATCTTTAAGCGCCGCCACAAATTCATCGTGCATGTACTGTTCAAAGAAAGTCTTGCCTATGTCATGAAGTAATCCTGCAGTAAAAGCGCTTTCATGGGATTTATATTTAATTTTTTTGGCAAGCAGGCTGCAGCACAAAGCCACACCCACGCTGTGTTTCCAGAATTCCTGATGGGAGAAAAAAGCGTTCCTGTCATCACCGGTAAAAATCTTATGAACTGATACGGTTAACGCCAGGTTTCTTATGGTATCAAACCCAAGAATAGAGACCGCCTGCGTGATATTTTTTATCCTGAAAGGAAAACCGTAAAAAGCCGAATTAGCAAGCCTTAAAACCTTTGCGGTTAAAGCCTGATCCACCATTATTATGTTGCTTAAATCAGAAGCAGAAGTAAGCGGGTTGGAAACAACCTGAATTACCCTTGCCACAACAACAGAGAGCGTAGGAAGTGCCTTTATCCGTTCAAGAATCCTTTGTATTTTTTCTTCCTGCTGGTGAAGTTTATCATCCATTAAAGCCCTCGCTGATTTTATTTACTGCCTTTAACACCTTTAGGCAAAGGTCTTTTTTTGTTTTATTATTATAAATTATATACCTGCTATATGCAATCTTTTTCGGCTCCGGGAATAAAACCTGGTATGATTTTATCATCTTATATTTTTTCCTTTTAAACAGAGCAACTCTTTTATTCCAGATGTTTACATCCGTCTTTATATATATAATCTCATCTGTTTTTTTGTAAAAGCCGCTTTCAAACAGCACAGCCATGTCAAGAATTACAAGCTTTTCATCAAGGCAGTTAATATGCTTTAAAAGCGCTTTGTTCATAGCCGGATATACAAGTTTAATGAAATCCCTGTAAGCCTCTTGCGAACCAAAAACAATATTACCAAGCCTTTTCCTGTCTATCTGCAGGTCTTTGGCAAGTATTCCCTTTTTATACCTTTTTAAAAGCGCGTTATATAAAGCGCACCCCGGCGCGTATATGGAATGCACAAATTCATCCACATCTATCACCACAAAGCCTTTTTCACGCAGAAAATTGGCGGCAACGGTCTTTCCCGAACCCGTATAACCTGTAATTGCTATTATCTTTTTTTTCGCGCTTTTTTTCATCCATACCGCCGTCTGTTTATATTAACCGCTTCTGCTTAACTGCCTATTGCTTAACTGCTTATTACTTTCCGCTTATGTCCCCGCTGCTTCAGCCGATAAACCGCTTCATTGCGGGGATTTCCGCCGCGCATGCTTGCTCCAACTTAACTGCTATTGCTTTCCGCTTATGCTTAAAT
This DNA window, taken from Candidatus Goldiibacteriota bacterium, encodes the following:
- a CDS encoding diguanylate cyclase, whose amino-acid sequence is MDRLQVLNTYYFRNHRNNAFIVVNSAVLALISIAMVILALMLDNPLIMALGLFSMLYSFFSMGKTAGLIYGLLYVFVNLTFFLRTMQGESPVPYAVFVALAVIFSYVSIKWIEDIEMKEGQYELWEGEIEKERIEFTEKINKIHGVIEANKGRIKNYLKLNEIAQKLTSALDRKVIVKIINDGMNSILGDKQAEFMLLIRSDDNDMFYPALENHENETFIRGTIKVYRKDPFDDWVIKNKYTLIIKNIDEDFRFKLVRRDWIKFKSMIAIPLIVNTKIIGLLKFYSDVPKMFDAEDARLLNYLGDLCTNAVQNAILYTKTRELATKDGLTGLFIRRHFMEKLDEEFKRAKQLSETFSYLMIDIDHFKECNDTHGHTFGDKVLKMLGEFLKDNLRDVDIIGRYGGEEFAVVLPNTNLNGARFVAERLRANFEKLIINVNENEKTRLTLSGGGMEFNSRCKLGEMVNNADKALYHSKESGRNRITFWEDISDEK
- a CDS encoding HD domain-containing protein produces the protein MDSDEEVKQLKEYIKNLEVINEGLRQSFEELTTLYRLVDIIAEARTLERVLNSLLDLASEVIPCHGALLFLTDDSTGELDVALKRNISRKIENKINLQNKKKVIEWALKKGRTIALPDIEEEIDDSDKLTFVLVPLIAHDKPVGLLDLITETPEGDITSRDLSLLTILSKQAALAIENVKLYESMKKDEVNIIKALSTTVDAKDHYTSGHSQKVSEYGTHIAEELMLQEREIEIIKYAGLLHDIGKIGMPDEIIKKPSKLTEEEFLIIRDHPVIGAKIIKEIDSLAAIVPIILHHHERYDGKGYPDKLKGDEIPIGARIIHAADAFDTMVSARAYRDMLPAELAISELRKNSGTQFDPVIVDAFIRYLRKSAVFNG
- a CDS encoding HDOD domain-containing protein; the protein is MDDKLHQQEEKIQRILERIKALPTLSVVVARVIQVVSNPLTSASDLSNIIMVDQALTAKVLRLANSAFYGFPFRIKNITQAVSILGFDTIRNLALTVSVHKIFTGDDRNAFFSHQEFWKHSVGVALCCSLLAKKIKYKSHESAFTAGLLHDIGKTFFEQYMHDEFVAALKDSAERKIPLYQSEKQIIGIDHQEVGRIMAEKWNLPHELQAGINFHHHPEDEQEENVMATIVNVANSLCNKKGLGNSGDTAVLPLSGDARALLNLDEKAEDELMAKLDAELNEAQAFFNMTSF
- the coaE gene encoding dephospho-CoA kinase (Dephospho-CoA kinase (CoaE) performs the final step in coenzyme A biosynthesis.) — translated: MKKSAKKKIIAITGYTGSGKTVAANFLREKGFVVIDVDEFVHSIYAPGCALYNALLKRYKKGILAKDLQIDRKRLGNIVFGSQEAYRDFIKLVYPAMNKALLKHINCLDEKLVILDMAVLFESGFYKKTDEIIYIKTDVNIWNKRVALFKRKKYKMIKSYQVLFPEPKKIAYSRYIIYNNKTKKDLCLKVLKAVNKISEGFNG